The genomic stretch TTTTAGAATTAAATAGTAAAAGAAAAACGACACTTATAATAATAGATCATAGACTATCACTTTGGAAAAATATAAATTATAATCTAATTACTTTAGATAATGGAAATAAAGTTTTAAATAAAAATATAAATCGAGAGTTAGAAGATAGTAAACCACTAAAGAAAAAAGTATATATAGAGGGAGAAAATATTTCAAATAGCATAATTGAGGTTAAAAAATTAGAATTAAGGTATGATAATAATATATTGGCTAGTAATTTATCTTTTCAAATTCCAAGAGGAAAGATAACCTCAATTATAGGAAAAAGTGGAAGTGGTAAGAGCTCACTTTTGAATATAATAGCTGGATTTGTAAAATATAGAAATGGAAGCATTTTATTAGATGGAAAAGAGTTAAAAAAAATAAGAGAACGAGAATTATTAGAAAATATAGGAATAGTATTTCAAAATCCTCAAAATCAATTTATAACTTATAAGGTTATTGATGAGATAGTTTTTACTTTAAATAGAGTGAATAAAAATAAAGAGGAAAGTAATATTCAAAAAGCAGAGCACTTACTTAAGGAGTTCAATCTTTATGAGTATAAAAATTATTCACCTTACTCATTAAGTCAGGGACAACAGAGAAAATTAGCTGTTCTCTCTATGCTGTGTGGAACACAGAAAATCTTACTTTGTGATGAGCCAACCTATGGACAGGATAATAAGACAAGTAGAGAGATTATGGAATTTTTAGTAAAAAAAGCTTCAGAGGGCTTGAGTATAGTATTGGTATCTCATGATATTAATTTAGTAGTAGAGTATTCTGATTATATCTACGAATTTAAAGATAGGGAGTTGAGAAAAGTTGAGTATGTGTAGATTAAATCCAGGTTATAAAGCTTTGACTATATTTTTAATATCTCTTATTCTATCTTTTGAATATAACTATTATATTAATTTCACAATTTTTATATTAGCTATTATATTGATGTTACTATCAAAAGTGAAGTTAAAAAAGATTTTAATCTCCTTTTTATCAGTTGTGATTATGGCTTTGGGAGTATTTTTTACTGGATATTTTTATGGAAATGGAGAAATAGGAAATAGTGTTAATGATATATCAAAGATAGTAGTAACTATTGAGAATAGAGAGAGTGGTTTACAGCTAGCAGCTAGAATTCTAGCCTATGCTGGTTTGGGATTTTTATTTGTTTATACGACTAATCCAAGACATTTTATATTGAGTCTTATGCAACAGTTTAAGTTATCAGATAAGTTTGCTTATGGGATAATGGCAGCTTATAATTTTATTCCCATTGTGAGAAGTGAGTATAAAAATATAACCTATGCCTACAGAGCTAGAGGAGTAAAGAGAAATATATTTATGCTTCCTATGCTTGTTACAGCTATAAGAGCTTCTGAAAATATAGCTATGGCTATGGAGTCAAAGGGATTTCAAGTAGGAAGTAGTAGAAGTCAATATATAAAATTAAAAGTAGATAAAATTGATTATCTACTTTTAATCTTGATGCCTTTTTTGACACTATATATTGTAATTATATTTTGAGAGTATTAGAAATTCTTTATAATATCTTCATTTAACTCTTCTATAACAGCCTTTGCAAGTTCAATAGCAGATATTAAATCATCTATTGAAGCATAAGAGTAGTGAGTGTGAATATATCTAGTTGGGATACCTAGTACTAGTACAGGTATTCCAGTCTCTGATATATGGTATTTTCCACCATTAGTAGACCCTTTTTCTCTAGCTATTACTTGATATTTTATTCCTCTTTTCTTAGCAACCTCTTTAGCAAATCTAAGAACTCTTGGATTTGATATCATAGCTCCATCTACCACTCTAAGTTGTACTCCTTTTCTAAGAGCTCCATGAGCAGATGCTCCATCTTTGAAACTATCATCAGCAGGTGAACCTTCAAATACTATAGCAAAATCAGGTTTTACTCTGTAAGCAGCAACTTGAGCCCCTCTTAATCCAACTTCCTCTTGTGAAGCAAAAGCTCCAACCACATTTACATTACACTCTTTACCTTTTAGAGATGAAAGTACTTCTATAGATGCTGCACATCCAAGTCTATTATCAAAAGCTTTAGCTCTCATAATTCCAAGTTTTTCATCATAGCTAAACTTTACATCTGGAACGATAGGATTTCCAACTTCTATTCCATAAAGTTCAGTTGTTTCTTCAAAGCTACTAGTTCCTAAATCAATAGTTAAATCTGACATTTTAGGAAGTCTACTTTTCTCCTCATCACTCATAAAGTGAGGTGGTTTAGAAGTTACAGTTCCAATGTACTTTTCTCCCTTTTCATTTTTAATTACAACACTACTAGCTGGTACATTTCCAACATACCATCCTCCTAGTGGTAGGAAGCTAATAGAACCATTTTTATTTATATTTTCTACTATAAATCCAACCTCATCTGTATGACAATCTAGAGCTACAGTAGGTTTTTTACTATCTCTTTCAGCAAGCCCAGCATATAGATTGTTTATAGAGTCTCTTTCTAAGCTTAAAAACCCTAAATGAGATTTTATCTTCTCTATAACTTCATCTTCATATCCTGGTGCACCAAATGTATTAGTTAACTCTTCAGATAATTTTATAAGTCTTTCTTTCATTTTTTTCCTCCGTTACTACTTATCAGATACCTTAAATTTTAATTCGTTGAAACGAATATATGATGTAGGTTTCATTCCTTCTATATTTTTAGTAGAAGCAACAGTGTTATTTGTATAGTACATAGGGATAACAGGCACATCAGTATAGATTATATCTGCTACTTCTTTATATAATTCTTTTCTCTTTTCAGTATTTATCTCTTTCTTAGCATCATCTAAAAGTTTATCCATTTTAGGATTTACATATTGAGAACGGTTTCCAGCTGATCCTAATTGAGAGCTGTGGAAGTTAGGATAATATCCATAATCTGCATCATAAGTAGATGGTCCCCATCCCATACTGAACATATCAAGGTCTCCTCTTCCAGTAGCTGTTAAGAAAGCTCCCCATTCTAGAGATTCAACTGTAACATCAAGTCCTATCTCTTTTAATTGAGCTTGTATTATTTCAGACATTTGCATTCTAACAGGGCTGTTACTTACACCTATAGTAAGTTTAGTACCTTTAAGTCCTTTTTGCTCTATAATCTTTTTAGCTGCTTCTGGATTGTATTCAAGAGTTTTAGAATCTACACTGTATCCAAATACTCCTGGAGCTACAAAGTTATTTGCTTTGTCAACTGATCCTAAAAGAATACTATCGATTATAGAATCTCTATCTATTCCCATAGCTATAGCTCTTCTAACATCTCTATCCTTTAAAATTCCCTTAGCGGTATTTAATCCAACATAGTTTACATTGATTCCACTTTGCTCCATATATACTAATTCAGGGTTATTCATTACTAGTCTTCTAGATTCAGCATTTAAATCTGCTGTCATATCTATCTCACCAGTTTCTAGTCCAATAACACTACTATTCTCTTCAGGAACAGCTCTAATTACAACATATTTTATACTTGGTTTTAATCCGAAGTAGTTGTCATTAGCTTCTAGAGTTATTCTATCTCCAACTTTCCAATCCTTATATTTGTAAGGTCCTGTTCCAACAGGATTTTGGAATCCAGCTATTCCCTTCTCTTCAAAGTATTTTTTACTTATAATAGAAGCAGTTTTATGGCTAAGATGAGCAAGTAGTGGAGCGAAAGGCTCACTAGTATGAATTTTTACAGTATTATCATCAATTACATCAATTTTATCTATTAAAGAATAAAGGTGAGCTACCTTAGGCAATTTTTTAGCTCTTTCTAAAGTGAATTTAACATCTTCAGCTGTAAATTTCTCTCCATTATGGAATGTTACTCCCTCATTAAGATGGAATAATATAGTTTTATCATCTAATTGCTCCCAACTTTTTGCAAGACCAGGAACAATTTTACCAGTCATTTCATCAATTTCAACTAATCTATCATATATTACAGTAATAACCCTTTGAGAGTATTGTTCTGTAGTATCTTGTGGATCTAATGTTTTACCTTCAGATATTTGAGAAAATACAAGAGTATCCTTTGGTCCTTTTGATTTACTGTCGTTATTTCCACCACAAGCTGTAAGTAGTCCTAACATCATAAAAGATAATAATATTTTTCTTCTTATTTTCAATGGAATTCCCCCTACATAATCAATTGTTTTAAAATATGTCTATATAATATCATAAATTTGGCATAATGTATAGTTTTTTTTAATTGACAGTATAAATGAAAATTTTATTTTAATTTTTAAATGGAGAATTCCAACTTTATTAACTTATATAATTGTTTTAAGTAGAAAAGTTACATACTTTTTAACATCTCTTTAACTATTTCAGCAGAATTATCAGCAGCAACCTCCACAAACTCACTGTATACCATTTCAGCACTACCATCAGCTTTATCTGATAGAGCTCTTAAAACTACAAATGGAACTCCATAAATTTCAGCAACTTGAGCTACAGCTCCACCTTCCATCTCAACGGCATCAGCGTTAAATTCTTTACCTAAAAATTGTACCTTTTCTTTATTGGCAATAAATTGGTCTCCTGTAGCTATTCTACCTATTGTAACCTTATCTTTTCCAAGAACTTTAATAGCAGACTTTTCAGCTAATTTGATAAGTTGAGGGTCAGCAGAAAACTCAATCTTACTCTCTCCAGAAAGTTGTCCCATAGGAGCACCAAAGGCAGTAAGATCCACATCATGTTGAACTAAATCCTTAGAGATAACAACATCAGCAATATTAAGGTTTC from Candidatus Fusobacterium pullicola encodes the following:
- a CDS encoding ATP-binding cassette domain-containing protein, producing the protein MSKIEILRCENITFKYSEKSKREIIKNLSLSFHRGDIYLVTGFSGCGKSTLAYILAGLYPEHKGVLTEGRVFLDNKDIGEYSIQERAKKIGMMFQNTDTQFCMESVKEEIIFTLENIKLPVEKMDKKVDEILKKVEILELRDRELSTLSGGEKQKVALASILALEPEVIILDEPFANVDIDSSHEIIDTLLELNSKRKTTLIIIDHRLSLWKNINYNLITLDNGNKVLNKNINRELEDSKPLKKKVYIEGENISNSIIEVKKLELRYDNNILASNLSFQIPRGKITSIIGKSGSGKSSLLNIIAGFVKYRNGSILLDGKELKKIRERELLENIGIVFQNPQNQFITYKVIDEIVFTLNRVNKNKEESNIQKAEHLLKEFNLYEYKNYSPYSLSQGQQRKLAVLSMLCGTQKILLCDEPTYGQDNKTSREIMEFLVKKASEGLSIVLVSHDINLVVEYSDYIYEFKDRELRKVEYV
- a CDS encoding energy-coupling factor transporter transmembrane protein EcfT; protein product: MCRLNPGYKALTIFLISLILSFEYNYYINFTIFILAIILMLLSKVKLKKILISFLSVVIMALGVFFTGYFYGNGEIGNSVNDISKIVVTIENRESGLQLAARILAYAGLGFLFVYTTNPRHFILSLMQQFKLSDKFAYGIMAAYNFIPIVRSEYKNITYAYRARGVKRNIFMLPMLVTAIRASENIAMAMESKGFQVGSSRSQYIKLKVDKIDYLLLILMPFLTLYIVIIF
- a CDS encoding M42 family metallopeptidase translates to MKERLIKLSEELTNTFGAPGYEDEVIEKIKSHLGFLSLERDSINNLYAGLAERDSKKPTVALDCHTDEVGFIVENINKNGSISFLPLGGWYVGNVPASSVVIKNEKGEKYIGTVTSKPPHFMSDEEKSRLPKMSDLTIDLGTSSFEETTELYGIEVGNPIVPDVKFSYDEKLGIMRAKAFDNRLGCAASIEVLSSLKGKECNVNVVGAFASQEEVGLRGAQVAAYRVKPDFAIVFEGSPADDSFKDGASAHGALRKGVQLRVVDGAMISNPRVLRFAKEVAKKRGIKYQVIAREKGSTNGGKYHISETGIPVLVLGIPTRYIHTHYSYASIDDLISAIELAKAVIEELNEDIIKNF
- a CDS encoding DNA-binding protein; translated protein: MKIRRKILLSFMMLGLLTACGGNNDSKSKGPKDTLVFSQISEGKTLDPQDTTEQYSQRVITVIYDRLVEIDEMTGKIVPGLAKSWEQLDDKTILFHLNEGVTFHNGEKFTAEDVKFTLERAKKLPKVAHLYSLIDKIDVIDDNTVKIHTSEPFAPLLAHLSHKTASIISKKYFEEKGIAGFQNPVGTGPYKYKDWKVGDRITLEANDNYFGLKPSIKYVVIRAVPEENSSVIGLETGEIDMTADLNAESRRLVMNNPELVYMEQSGINVNYVGLNTAKGILKDRDVRRAIAMGIDRDSIIDSILLGSVDKANNFVAPGVFGYSVDSKTLEYNPEAAKKIIEQKGLKGTKLTIGVSNSPVRMQMSEIIQAQLKEIGLDVTVESLEWGAFLTATGRGDLDMFSMGWGPSTYDADYGYYPNFHSSQLGSAGNRSQYVNPKMDKLLDDAKKEINTEKRKELYKEVADIIYTDVPVIPMYYTNNTVASTKNIEGMKPTSYIRFNELKFKVSDK
- a CDS encoding 5'-methylthioadenosine/adenosylhomocysteine nucleosidase — protein: MKKFLIGALLALGTVTAYGETVAVIGAMDKEINLLKSQMKNIKEKKIGRITYYKGKLENKDIVLLKTGVGKVNAAVGADTVIREFGADKIIFTGVAGAINRNLNIADVVISKDLVQHDVDLTAFGAPMGQLSGESKIEFSADPQLIKLAEKSAIKVLGKDKVTIGRIATGDQFIANKEKVQFLGKEFNADAVEMEGGAVAQVAEIYGVPFVVLRALSDKADGSAEMVYSEFVEVAADNSAEIVKEMLKSM